The Hyperthermus butylicus DSM 5456 genome includes a region encoding these proteins:
- the yciH gene encoding stress response translation initiation inhibitor YciH, with translation MSGELSSICGGLPPELCEQLAREQQIIKIKLEKRRYGREVTIIEGLDEREVNLKKLASELKSRLATGGTYKNGRIELQGDHRHRVKEILVEMGFPEENIIIVE, from the coding sequence ATGAGCGGGGAACTATCCTCGATATGTGGCGGACTTCCCCCAGAGCTGTGCGAGCAGCTTGCACGTGAACAGCAAATCATAAAGATAAAGCTCGAGAAGAGACGCTACGGCCGCGAAGTAACAATCATAGAGGGCCTTGACGAGCGTGAGGTTAACCTGAAAAAGCTAGCCTCTGAACTCAAGTCTAGGCTAGCAACCGGCGGAACATACAAGAATGGTAGGATCGAACTCCAAGGAGACCATCGTCACCGCGTAAAGGAGATACTTGTTGAGATGGGGTTCCCGGAGGAAAACATAATAATAGTAGAGTAG
- a CDS encoding class I SAM-dependent methyltransferase, which yields MRRLDISFWRKIISDIEAIISYYRRMNRIMSLGHDEKVRCDAVQAICRHTRCMLVLDVGAGPGDSVRCICKVAKPAYIVAVEPSSRMVRLSCRACRHVCDAVVAIAESLPFRSTVFDAVTSFYAARDYLNLTAALREERRVACGGVVIGDIFVPASKLLRLLQKIWVCVFAPFIALIVAAGKWKPYTTLCRTLSRWLTIGEMGSMLCSGYEVCEQRAYVVGGLGYVAAWQKSACGDNRG from the coding sequence TTGCGGAGACTTGACATCAGCTTCTGGAGGAAGATAATAAGCGACATAGAGGCTATCATCTCCTACTACCGAAGAATGAATAGAATTATGTCGCTGGGGCATGACGAAAAGGTTCGTTGCGATGCAGTACAAGCTATCTGTAGACATACCAGGTGCATGCTCGTCCTAGACGTAGGGGCTGGTCCAGGCGACTCAGTGAGGTGTATATGTAAAGTTGCAAAACCAGCCTACATAGTAGCTGTTGAGCCATCTTCCCGCATGGTAAGGCTTTCTTGCAGAGCATGTCGTCATGTGTGTGATGCTGTTGTAGCCATAGCGGAGAGTCTCCCCTTCCGCAGCACGGTCTTTGACGCGGTAACCTCGTTCTACGCTGCTAGGGACTATCTCAACCTCACAGCGGCTCTAAGAGAGGAGAGGCGGGTAGCTTGTGGAGGAGTAGTCATAGGCGACATATTTGTTCCTGCCAGTAAGCTTCTACGTCTGCTTCAGAAGATATGGGTATGTGTATTTGCGCCGTTTATAGCGCTCATAGTTGCTGCGGGTAAGTGGAAGCCATATACTACGCTCTGTAGAACTCTTAGCCGCTGGCTTACAATAGGCGAAATGGGCTCTATGCTTTGTAGCGGGTATGAAGTCTGTGAACAGCGTGCGTACGTGGTAGGTGGCTTAGGATATGTTGCTGCGTGGCAGAAGAGTGCTTGTGGCGATAACAGGGGCTAG
- a CDS encoding DNA-directed RNA polymerase subunit P: MELYEPREAGEYGVIEDKSLIRYKCGRCGMEFSALDLEYMPTIKCPYCGYRVVYKVRPPGRKLVKAV; the protein is encoded by the coding sequence ATGGAGCTTTATGAGCCACGTGAAGCGGGCGAGTATGGCGTTATAGAGGATAAGTCGCTGATACGCTACAAGTGCGGCAGGTGTGGCATGGAGTTTAGCGCCCTCGACCTAGAGTATATGCCTACGATTAAGTGTCCCTACTGTGGCTATAGGGTTGTATACAAGGTTAGGCCTCCGGGTAGAAAGCTCGTCAAGGCTGTCTAG
- a CDS encoding B12-binding domain-containing radical SAM protein, with protein sequence MDVVVVDALAHGRYARRQVTVDVIGAGPRTVAGVLEQKGLNVDLYIAEDVVENPSRLRGYSALLVSGMSVDEPTVARIVRLWRRNSRGPVIVGGPIAADPEFLVRVRGDVGVYGEAEPVIEKLVETGIFEQQRLDPRTLERLCGIVYVENGGRLRVNRRCPIMPRRVWERYRPSTRVIRGYPLYWAARVYVEVVRGCSNYSFPRLDGILPPELLPEKPIPGCAYCSVIPLYGYARSRSIDHVYEEVKELIDQGVHRIVLSGPDFLDYGRDWLVEPSPLLDPRNPPPNTKAIAELLRRITAIPEVSSGEVSVMVENIKPNLVNDEVVLVLGRYLRGTPVHIGAETGDNKLLEALGRSATVYEVVKAVRLLRRHGLRPYVYIMYCLPGETSRTIRQTVEYMEKLYNAGAEKITVYKFTPLPLSYLHKLAGTNYDTKCPNPHPVRLRAEEINKRAKRRLIGLRIRVIIVGYYRGRRPLGYPLKHGPVVLLDRGSIGDLVDARIVDVISDRMVEATVIKRIKTLAGESMERS encoded by the coding sequence ATGGATGTTGTGGTTGTTGATGCATTAGCGCATGGAAGGTATGCGCGTCGACAGGTAACAGTCGATGTTATAGGTGCTGGTCCCCGAACAGTGGCAGGTGTCCTTGAACAGAAGGGGCTAAACGTAGACCTCTACATTGCCGAGGATGTTGTGGAAAATCCGTCGAGACTGCGTGGTTATAGTGCGCTGCTCGTTAGTGGTATGAGTGTTGATGAGCCAACCGTTGCTAGGATTGTAAGACTTTGGAGGAGAAACTCTAGGGGTCCCGTGATAGTTGGGGGTCCCATAGCTGCTGACCCGGAGTTCCTCGTACGTGTCAGAGGCGATGTAGGAGTCTATGGCGAGGCGGAGCCCGTGATAGAGAAGCTTGTTGAAACCGGTATATTCGAGCAGCAACGGCTAGATCCGAGAACGCTAGAACGCCTATGCGGAATAGTCTACGTCGAGAATGGAGGGAGGCTTCGCGTCAATAGGAGATGCCCGATAATGCCGAGAAGGGTGTGGGAGAGGTATAGGCCTAGCACACGGGTTATCCGAGGCTATCCACTCTACTGGGCTGCAAGAGTCTACGTTGAGGTTGTACGAGGCTGTAGTAACTATAGCTTCCCAAGGCTCGACGGTATTCTTCCACCAGAGCTTCTTCCCGAAAAACCAATACCAGGCTGTGCCTACTGTAGCGTCATACCCCTCTACGGCTATGCTAGGAGCAGGAGTATAGACCATGTGTATGAGGAGGTTAAGGAACTCATAGATCAAGGTGTACATCGCATAGTGCTCAGCGGTCCAGACTTTCTCGACTATGGAAGGGACTGGCTAGTAGAACCTAGCCCCTTGCTAGATCCGCGTAACCCACCTCCAAACACAAAGGCTATAGCTGAGCTATTGCGGAGGATTACGGCGATACCGGAGGTTTCAAGCGGTGAAGTCTCAGTAATGGTTGAAAACATAAAGCCAAACCTAGTCAATGATGAGGTTGTATTGGTTCTTGGAAGATACTTACGCGGAACACCCGTACACATAGGTGCTGAGACCGGTGATAACAAACTCCTTGAGGCCCTAGGTAGATCGGCAACGGTTTACGAGGTTGTGAAGGCTGTACGGCTTCTACGTAGGCACGGCCTTCGCCCATACGTGTATATCATGTATTGTCTCCCAGGCGAGACAAGCAGAACAATAAGACAGACAGTGGAATATATGGAAAAGCTCTACAATGCTGGGGCTGAAAAGATAACAGTCTACAAGTTTACACCCTTGCCCCTATCTTACCTACACAAGCTGGCAGGCACTAACTACGACACCAAATGCCCTAATCCACACCCAGTGAGGCTCCGGGCGGAAGAGATCAATAAAAGGGCTAAGAGGAGGCTCATAGGGCTAAGGATTCGGGTCATAATTGTAGGCTATTACCGTGGAAGGAGGCCTCTAGGCTACCCGCTAAAGCACGGCCCTGTAGTCCTACTCGACCGGGGCTCGATAGGAGACCTTGTGGACGCGAGGATAGTTGACGTGATTAGCGATAGAATGGTGGAGGCTACAGTGATTAAGCGTATCAAAACGTTGGCAGGAGAATCGATGGAGAGAAGCTAG
- the glyS gene encoding glycine--tRNA ligase, giving the protein MAKPVDKYEKLVDLAIRRGFFWPSYEIYGGVAGFYDLGPLGVRLKEKILQLWRDFFIRRHAGFVVEIETPIIAPSRVFEASGHLEHFTDPIVECRRCGRKFRADHLIEEKLGIKAEGLSIEEMTRLIREHDIRCPVCGGELGEVKKFNLLFKTTIGPYSENVGYLRPENAQGMFVAFKRVYEAMRQRLPLGIAQIGRVARNEISPRQGMIRLREFTIAEMEFFFDPEDPGHNGLLDELLGRVGDTKLRILRAEEKEKGADEPSEYKVSELVEERIVANPWLAYWMAVARDFIKALGVPEQNMYFEEKPPEERAHYSAQTFDQLVRVSRFGWIEVSGHSYRTDYDLSRHMKHSGQDLRVFKQYREPVIVKRKMIFVDRAWLGKTYREKAKKVLQALQELDPESAEKELAEKGFIEVAEVRIPADRVKIIEKEEKVTGKRFLPHVVEPSFGVERLLLVTLDYAHRERDGRTILSLPRYLAPIEVAVFPLTRDEKLVAKAKEVFRIVLDAGFYPVYDDDGSIGKRYARVDEIGVPVAVTVDYQTLEDNTVTLRDRDTWKQVRVSIDKLVDALRRFLNGADIEELGTIVDAGVETKS; this is encoded by the coding sequence ATGGCTAAGCCTGTTGACAAGTATGAGAAGCTTGTAGACCTAGCTATTCGACGAGGGTTCTTCTGGCCAAGCTACGAGATATACGGTGGTGTAGCTGGCTTCTACGATCTCGGCCCTCTCGGTGTGAGGCTTAAGGAGAAGATTTTACAGCTCTGGCGCGACTTCTTCATCCGCCGCCACGCAGGCTTCGTGGTAGAGATCGAGACGCCCATAATAGCTCCGTCAAGAGTTTTCGAGGCTAGCGGACACCTTGAGCACTTCACTGATCCCATCGTGGAGTGCCGGCGTTGCGGCAGGAAGTTTAGGGCTGATCATCTCATAGAAGAGAAGCTTGGCATTAAGGCTGAGGGACTGAGCATAGAGGAGATGACACGGCTCATAAGAGAGCATGATATCCGCTGCCCAGTCTGCGGTGGCGAACTAGGCGAGGTCAAGAAATTTAACCTACTATTCAAGACCACTATTGGCCCCTATAGTGAGAATGTTGGCTACCTTAGGCCTGAGAATGCACAAGGTATGTTTGTCGCGTTTAAGAGAGTCTACGAGGCTATGAGGCAGAGACTTCCCCTGGGCATAGCGCAAATAGGACGAGTAGCTAGGAACGAGATATCACCAAGACAAGGAATGATAAGGCTTAGAGAGTTCACGATAGCCGAGATGGAGTTCTTCTTTGATCCCGAGGATCCAGGACACAACGGCCTTCTCGACGAACTTCTCGGAAGGGTTGGAGATACAAAGCTTCGTATCTTACGCGCAGAGGAAAAGGAGAAGGGTGCTGATGAGCCTTCCGAGTACAAGGTCTCAGAGCTTGTAGAGGAGCGCATCGTTGCTAATCCCTGGCTGGCATACTGGATGGCTGTTGCCAGAGACTTTATCAAAGCACTAGGCGTGCCGGAGCAGAACATGTACTTCGAGGAAAAGCCGCCAGAAGAGAGGGCACACTACTCTGCCCAGACCTTCGACCAGCTCGTAAGGGTTAGCAGGTTTGGCTGGATAGAGGTCTCCGGACACTCCTACCGAACCGACTACGACCTCTCACGCCACATGAAGCATAGCGGCCAGGACCTAAGAGTCTTCAAACAGTACAGGGAGCCGGTAATCGTTAAACGCAAAATGATATTCGTTGACAGGGCATGGCTTGGAAAGACATACCGAGAGAAAGCCAAGAAGGTTCTCCAAGCACTACAGGAGCTTGACCCAGAGAGTGCTGAGAAGGAGCTAGCAGAGAAGGGCTTCATAGAGGTTGCTGAGGTTAGGATACCGGCTGACCGTGTTAAGATTATTGAGAAGGAGGAGAAGGTTACCGGGAAGAGATTCCTACCACACGTCGTAGAACCATCATTTGGTGTTGAGAGGCTGTTACTAGTAACGCTTGACTACGCCCATCGAGAGCGAGATGGTAGGACTATACTTAGCCTTCCAAGGTACCTGGCTCCGATAGAGGTTGCAGTGTTTCCGCTGACGCGGGACGAGAAACTCGTAGCTAAGGCTAAGGAGGTGTTTAGAATAGTACTCGATGCCGGCTTCTACCCAGTCTATGATGACGATGGCAGTATTGGTAAGAGATATGCAAGGGTTGACGAGATCGGAGTACCAGTTGCTGTAACCGTAGACTACCAGACACTAGAGGACAACACTGTTACGCTAAGGGATAGGGACACCTGGAAGCAAGTAAGAGTTAGCATTGACAAGCTAGTAGATGCACTTAGAAGATTCCTAAATGGCGCTGACATAGAGGAACTCGGAACCATTGTTGACGCTGGCGTAGAGACTAAAAGCTAA
- the speB gene encoding agmatinase, producing the protein MGIAELYLSRSSLLFGGVEVPLERAEAVIVGVPFDYTSSYRPGSRFAPRAIREAAANIEFYSLRANLDVENIGISDLGDIAVSSQPLETLQRIEQVTRELLENMQDKLLIVLGGEHTITLGVAKALAATREQPLCLIVFDAHLDLRQEYMGEKYSHASVMRRVVEQVTSNIFYIGARAFTSEEFSYMRSHGLQMVTPQQARLLGLAEIVRRIRNWAKSSECKTLYISFDIDAYDPAYAPGAANPEPDGLETWLALELLHRIIIEVPATIAVFDLVEVSPPYDCSWITSILAAKTVVEAIAANHVARRAARQP; encoded by the coding sequence ATGGGTATAGCTGAACTATATCTCTCAAGGAGCAGCCTCCTCTTTGGCGGCGTTGAGGTGCCGCTAGAGCGGGCTGAGGCAGTTATTGTTGGTGTACCATTTGACTATACGTCAAGCTACCGGCCTGGCTCGCGCTTTGCCCCCCGTGCGATAAGAGAGGCAGCTGCAAACATAGAATTCTATTCGCTGAGAGCGAATCTTGACGTGGAAAATATAGGTATAAGCGATCTAGGCGACATAGCAGTATCATCGCAGCCCCTTGAAACATTGCAGCGTATCGAGCAGGTGACAAGAGAACTGCTCGAGAATATGCAAGATAAGCTGCTAATAGTGCTCGGTGGTGAACATACAATAACGCTTGGTGTTGCCAAGGCCCTAGCAGCTACAAGGGAGCAACCACTATGCCTCATAGTCTTTGATGCCCACCTCGATCTCCGACAGGAGTACATGGGCGAGAAATACTCGCATGCTAGTGTCATGAGGAGAGTTGTTGAGCAAGTAACCAGCAACATATTCTACATCGGTGCCAGAGCATTTACAAGCGAGGAGTTTTCGTATATGCGCAGCCACGGCTTACAAATGGTAACCCCACAGCAAGCCCGGCTCCTAGGGCTAGCTGAGATCGTACGGAGAATCCGTAACTGGGCTAAATCCAGTGAGTGCAAAACGCTATACATAAGCTTCGACATAGACGCATACGACCCTGCCTATGCACCCGGCGCAGCAAATCCCGAACCTGACGGGCTGGAAACTTGGCTTGCACTAGAACTCCTACACCGTATCATAATCGAGGTACCGGCAACCATTGCAGTCTTTGACTTAGTAGAGGTCTCACCACCCTACGACTGCTCCTGGATAACGAGCATACTAGCAGCAAAAACAGTGGTAGAAGCCATAGCCGCAAACCATGTAGCGCGCCGAGCAGCTAGACAGCCTTGA
- a CDS encoding transcription initiation factor IIB, whose protein sequence is MFEEGYTPVEGGEESEAKEGIGDRCPPEYIVFDEERGEYICTLTGEVVEDTVIDTGPEWRAYTPEEKTKRSRVGSPLTHTLPDYGVLTTISGYRDATGRKLEARLRIEASRLRRLQAKLRATTSIEKNIEQAAREITRLIEALNLPRSVIDTAMMIYRQAAEKGLVRGRSLESMAAAAVYAACRIRGIPRSIDDIAELVKGGRKEVARCYRLIVRELRLRMPIVDPVRYVSRITSALRLSPAVEKRAAEILIRARKMGLTAGKDPAGLAAAAIYIAALELGERRTQKEIAAAAGVTEVTVRNRYKELVQKLNITLPAQ, encoded by the coding sequence GTGTTTGAGGAAGGTTATACCCCCGTAGAGGGGGGAGAGGAGAGCGAGGCAAAAGAAGGTATCGGGGATCGGTGCCCCCCAGAATATATTGTATTCGATGAGGAGAGAGGCGAGTATATCTGCACGCTTACTGGCGAAGTTGTAGAAGATACTGTTATCGATACTGGGCCGGAATGGCGTGCCTATACCCCAGAGGAGAAGACGAAACGTAGTCGTGTCGGTAGCCCACTGACACACACGCTTCCAGACTATGGTGTTCTCACAACTATCTCTGGCTACCGTGACGCCACTGGACGGAAGCTCGAGGCTAGGCTGCGTATAGAGGCTAGTAGGCTGCGCAGACTACAAGCCAAGCTGCGTGCAACAACTAGCATTGAGAAGAACATTGAGCAGGCTGCTAGGGAGATTACTCGCCTCATTGAGGCGCTCAACCTGCCCCGTAGCGTGATAGACACTGCCATGATGATCTATAGACAAGCTGCAGAGAAGGGTCTTGTGCGTGGCAGAAGCCTAGAATCCATGGCTGCGGCAGCTGTCTATGCAGCTTGCAGGATTAGGGGTATACCTAGGAGCATTGACGACATAGCAGAGCTTGTGAAGGGCGGTAGGAAGGAGGTTGCTAGGTGCTACAGGCTCATAGTGAGAGAGTTAAGGCTCCGCATGCCGATAGTGGATCCGGTACGCTACGTATCAAGGATAACTTCAGCTCTTCGGCTGAGCCCGGCGGTTGAAAAGAGGGCTGCTGAGATCCTAATCAGGGCTCGCAAGATGGGGCTTACGGCAGGCAAGGATCCAGCTGGCCTTGCAGCAGCGGCGATATACATCGCCGCTCTTGAACTCGGCGAGAGGAGGACACAGAAGGAGATAGCTGCAGCAGCGGGTGTAACCGAGGTAACTGTTAGGAACCGCTACAAGGAGCTAGTCCAGAAGCTCAATATAACCCTTCCAGCACAGTAG
- the endA gene encoding tRNA-intron lyase, giving the protein MIRAVLLGLRAVVFDREAARRLYASGYYGKPLGIPKPRGSNFDAPLELGLLETLHLLERGMLEVYDEEGHRVSVEEVRRRAERFIPKFELLYKVYRDLRDRGYVVRSGLKYGSDFAVYERGPGLEHAPYLVHVMRVDEEIDPLEIVRAGRLSHSVRKAFILALTGPRDTPIRYLLLKWSKP; this is encoded by the coding sequence ATGATACGGGCTGTATTGCTGGGGCTCAGAGCTGTAGTGTTTGACCGGGAGGCAGCCAGAAGGCTCTATGCAAGCGGATACTATGGTAAGCCTTTAGGCATACCTAAGCCCCGTGGCTCTAATTTTGACGCGCCGCTAGAGCTTGGGCTCCTGGAGACACTCCACCTGCTAGAGAGGGGTATGCTAGAGGTCTACGACGAGGAAGGCCACAGGGTAAGTGTTGAGGAGGTAAGGAGGCGAGCTGAAAGGTTTATACCTAAATTTGAGCTGCTCTACAAGGTTTATCGTGACTTGAGAGACCGGGGCTATGTTGTTAGGTCTGGGCTCAAATATGGCTCAGACTTTGCCGTGTATGAACGCGGACCTGGGCTCGAGCATGCACCCTATCTAGTCCATGTTATGCGTGTGGACGAGGAGATAGATCCTCTTGAAATAGTTCGCGCGGGAAGGCTTAGCCATAGTGTTAGGAAGGCATTTATCCTAGCGCTTACAGGTCCGAGGGATACACCGATACGCTACCTGTTGCTTAAGTGGAGTAAGCCCTAA
- a CDS encoding UbiX family flavin prenyltransferase has translation MLLRGRRVLVAITGASGVIYGARLVAHLAKRGLLEAVIYTPSALIVAREEGIDLEKFIKGLGVPAYLSTRLDAPYASSSRAPWAMVVAPCSMKTLAALAHGYSDNLVTRAALAVLRLGRKLVLVVRETPLGKAELRNMLLAAENGAIILPAAPAFYTRPRTLSDIVDFVVGKILDVLGIEHSLYQRWRGYSNSSSPK, from the coding sequence ATGTTGCTGCGTGGCAGAAGAGTGCTTGTGGCGATAACAGGGGCTAGTGGCGTAATCTATGGTGCTAGGCTCGTAGCGCACCTCGCGAAGAGGGGGCTCCTCGAGGCAGTAATCTACACTCCATCAGCGTTAATAGTTGCAAGGGAAGAGGGCATAGATCTTGAGAAGTTTATCAAGGGTTTAGGTGTACCAGCCTATCTTTCAACGAGGCTAGATGCGCCCTATGCGAGTAGTAGCCGTGCACCATGGGCAATGGTTGTTGCTCCCTGCAGTATGAAGACGTTGGCAGCATTAGCCCACGGATATAGCGATAATCTCGTTACTCGGGCGGCACTAGCAGTGCTAAGGCTTGGCCGTAAGCTAGTCCTAGTAGTGAGGGAAACACCCCTTGGCAAGGCTGAGCTGAGAAACATGCTGCTAGCGGCCGAAAACGGAGCCATAATACTGCCTGCTGCTCCAGCCTTCTACACGAGGCCCAGAACACTTAGTGATATAGTGGACTTTGTAGTGGGCAAAATACTAGACGTACTTGGTATAGAGCATAGTCTCTACCAGCGCTGGCGCGGCTACTCGAATTCGTCATCGCCAAAGTAG
- a CDS encoding DUF47 domain-containing protein, translated as MAEEYYDYDIERRRQQSLAEESLTEQIVGVIRELSKEIAGIRSVIDALVRGDTEQLGRLHSEIRSAKDRVEAMKDDALTYLARLGNILTTNTIYKDLFLYLTSVAQSAEGIAYRAYLLSSNTKSSILSANDVTMKLKAIAETLSKEFESLEKAINHLWSNPKKSYEEAQRVLNIENDVDALYRELVFSLYRELKSDIVALMLIKDITDLIEDIADTIRDAAENVKFLALYMVAGR; from the coding sequence TTGGCTGAGGAGTACTATGATTATGATATTGAGAGGAGAAGACAACAATCACTAGCCGAGGAGAGTCTAACCGAGCAGATAGTTGGGGTCATACGCGAGCTTTCAAAGGAGATTGCAGGCATTAGGAGCGTAATAGATGCCCTAGTGCGTGGCGACACTGAGCAGCTGGGTAGGCTTCACAGCGAGATTAGGAGTGCAAAGGACAGAGTCGAAGCCATGAAGGACGACGCGCTAACCTACCTTGCTAGACTTGGCAACATTCTAACAACCAACACTATATACAAGGACTTGTTCCTCTACCTCACCAGCGTTGCACAGTCCGCCGAAGGCATAGCATATAGGGCCTACCTCTTATCTTCAAATACTAAGAGCTCAATACTCTCAGCTAACGACGTGACCATGAAGCTTAAGGCTATAGCTGAAACCTTGTCCAAGGAGTTTGAGAGCCTGGAGAAGGCAATAAATCATCTATGGTCGAACCCGAAGAAGAGCTATGAGGAGGCACAGCGCGTACTAAATATAGAAAATGATGTTGACGCGCTCTACCGTGAGCTGGTCTTTTCACTATATAGGGAGCTAAAGAGCGATATTGTTGCGCTAATGCTGATAAAGGATATTACAGATCTCATCGAAGATATAGCTGATACTATTAGGGATGCTGCTGAAAACGTTAAGTTCCTAGCACTCTACATGGTTGCCGGCCGCTAG
- a CDS encoding class I SAM-dependent methyltransferase, translated as MSLIIFLQKLMSSLRNSYTLRGLFEDATEGSRGSQVIRGFPVALSMHSMGERVEVFRGLFAAIPLSVLGSYDVPWVPTRRQLIDYVMRIARVGEGDIFYDLGCGDGRVAIEAARRGAKAVCVELRKDLIEAAMENARKAGVYDRVKFVNDDFFKVPIGDATVVYMYLLTRVNAALKPKLEKELKVGTRIVTLDFAIPGWKPVHVERYYIAGLVRTLYLYIRGVSDIKPTRSPISET; from the coding sequence ATGTCGCTTATTATCTTCCTCCAGAAGCTGATGTCAAGTCTCCGCAACAGCTACACCCTTCGAGGCTTATTCGAGGATGCCACTGAAGGAAGCCGTGGGAGCCAGGTAATTAGGGGGTTTCCCGTAGCCTTATCTATGCACAGTATGGGTGAGCGGGTGGAGGTATTCCGCGGGCTGTTTGCCGCAATACCGTTATCCGTGCTCGGTAGCTACGATGTGCCCTGGGTGCCGACGAGGAGACAGCTTATAGACTACGTTATGCGTATAGCAAGGGTTGGCGAGGGCGACATATTCTATGACCTAGGTTGTGGTGATGGCAGAGTTGCAATTGAAGCTGCACGGAGGGGAGCTAAGGCCGTCTGTGTAGAACTAAGGAAGGATCTTATAGAAGCAGCTATGGAGAATGCGCGGAAAGCCGGGGTTTACGATAGGGTTAAGTTCGTCAACGATGACTTCTTCAAGGTCCCGATAGGTGATGCAACAGTAGTCTACATGTACTTGTTGACGAGGGTTAACGCCGCGTTAAAACCAAAGCTTGAGAAAGAGTTGAAGGTGGGTACTAGGATAGTCACACTAGACTTCGCTATACCAGGCTGGAAACCCGTACACGTCGAGAGATACTACATTGCCGGGCTTGTGCGCACACTCTACCTCTATATAAGAGGGGTTAGCGATATTAAGCCTACCCGCTCCCCCATCTCAGAGACCTAA